One window of the Microtus ochrogaster isolate Prairie Vole_2 chromosome 10, MicOch1.0, whole genome shotgun sequence genome contains the following:
- the LOC101983147 gene encoding ferritin heavy chain gives MGFLRRSRCRQRRRCPLRFSGVRAAYPSVFVIPPTVSPLSHVGQNYHRDCEAAINSHVQLQLYASYVYLSMGFFFDRKDVALENFASFFLNKSHECTAHAEMFLAVQNQRGGRISFCTISKPERDDWLGGLAAMENAFQLELTLNQSLVALHRLATSKSDAHLCDFLQNHFLSKQVEVLKEMSSYVTNLHQKESPEDGMAEYLFEKLTLTDINKEN, from the coding sequence ATGGGTTTTCTGCGACGGTCTCGGTGCCGTCAACGCCGTCGCTGCCCACTCCGCTTCTCAGGAGTCAGGGCTGCCTATCCATCGGTGTTTGTGATACCACCAACGGTCTCTCCACTATCTCATGTGGGACAGAACTACCACCGCGACTGCGAGGCTGCTATCAACAGCCATGTCCAGCTGCAGCTCTATGCCTCCTATGTCTATCTGTCCATGGGCTTCTTCTTTGACCGTAAAGATGTGGCTCTGGAAAACTTCGCGAGCTTCTTTCTGAACAAGTCACATGAGTGTACTGCGCATGCCGAGATGTTCCTGGCAGTACAAAATCAGCGTGGTGGTCGCATCTCTTTCTGCACTATCAGCAAGCCAGAGCGTGATGATTGGCTTGGAGGCCTTGCAGCCATGGAGAATGCTTTTCAGCTGGAGCTGACCCTCAACCAAAGCCTTGTGGCCCTGCACCGGCTAGCCACTAGCAAAAGCGATGCCCATCTTTGTGACTTCCTGCAGAACCATTTTCTGAGCAAGCAAGTTGAAGTCCTCAAGGAGATGAGCAGCTACGTGACCAACCTGCACCAGAAAGAGTCTCCAGAAGATGGCATGGCTGAGTACCTATTTGAGAAACTTACCCTGACTGACATCAACAAAGAGAACTGA